Proteins from a genomic interval of Bdellovibrio sp. GT3:
- a CDS encoding U32 family peptidase produces MENPSLKRPELLLPVGTKDMALAAIHNGADAIFMGVPGFNARGRSHDFQIEEVKDIIDTCHLHGVKVNLAFNILIFQNELRGAVEVLEKILPLKPDAFIVQDLGLIRLIRQMAPDQRIHGSTQMSVTNAEAIHWLEDLGIQRFVLARENSLKEIHSIKANTAKEIEVFVHGALCVSYSGQCFTSEGIGGRSANRGQCAQSCRFTYEMHVDGEKRDLGGKSFLVSPQDLCGINEVPSLLEAGVDCFKVEGRLKTPEYVATAARSFDEAITSAQNNQSLKSPIHLKKQMATAFSRGFYSGWFHGVNHQELVEGTFSAHRGFEFGKVIKVNPTSLEVEITEDKAQQGLKADFIQPGDGILWVYKDRSGADAEKGGFVFGVKALSPRRFALEFSRDISLEGYYNGARVFYNHDKDLKKDVSLSVEDKQRKKRLPVTVRAEASLGKPLTVQYSDGKYTVVAASENICEPAKNKGLNSLDLREELFALTGSPFRGEGFESELDSTTPLFLPNKQVKELRQKLVKELTDLRIQNGAAPKMAAQDQVMNWISGKKITDRKAQGLKFNLLLRDKGQADDVAEAIKNGELKTTDINLAILDFEFGLDFAPSLNTLKESGLKVGVATTRILKPNEHRNVKHLLSMNPDAILARNLGAVQYLQANNYQGEILGDFSLNVANHLTAQYLLDKGLSSVCLGYDLNNVQVSELIQAGQAERFEVTAYQYMPSFHMEHCVFAAFLSKGSSFKDCGKPCEKHDVKLKDQFGNWHQIKPDQECRNTMYNGTSQSAARYVKEWESHGLGFIRYEALKERGAELIKKIQAHVDFISGKKELDALIKDLGNVESYGLSESHFQREKEYQSRKK; encoded by the coding sequence GACACCTGCCATCTTCATGGTGTGAAAGTAAACCTCGCATTTAACATTCTGATTTTCCAAAACGAACTTCGCGGCGCCGTGGAGGTTCTGGAGAAGATCCTGCCCCTAAAACCTGACGCCTTCATCGTTCAAGATTTGGGTTTGATCCGCTTGATCCGCCAAATGGCTCCTGATCAACGCATCCATGGCTCCACCCAAATGAGTGTCACCAATGCCGAAGCCATCCATTGGCTGGAGGATTTGGGCATTCAACGTTTCGTTTTGGCGCGTGAGAACTCCCTTAAAGAAATTCACTCCATCAAAGCAAATACAGCCAAAGAAATCGAAGTCTTCGTTCACGGTGCTTTGTGCGTAAGTTACTCGGGCCAGTGCTTCACCTCGGAAGGTATCGGCGGGCGTTCCGCCAATCGTGGTCAATGTGCGCAAAGCTGCCGCTTTACCTACGAAATGCATGTCGATGGCGAAAAGCGTGATCTAGGTGGCAAGTCCTTCCTGGTTTCTCCGCAAGACCTTTGCGGTATCAACGAAGTTCCAAGCCTGCTGGAAGCCGGAGTTGACTGCTTCAAGGTCGAAGGCCGTTTGAAAACTCCTGAGTACGTGGCAACTGCAGCCCGCAGCTTTGACGAAGCCATCACCTCTGCCCAAAACAACCAATCCCTGAAAAGTCCGATCCATTTGAAAAAACAAATGGCCACGGCATTTTCGCGCGGTTTTTACAGCGGTTGGTTCCACGGCGTAAATCACCAGGAACTGGTTGAAGGCACGTTCAGTGCTCACCGTGGTTTTGAATTCGGAAAAGTAATCAAAGTAAATCCAACATCCCTGGAAGTTGAAATAACTGAAGACAAAGCCCAGCAAGGCCTTAAAGCAGATTTCATCCAGCCAGGTGATGGTATCTTGTGGGTTTATAAGGACCGTAGCGGAGCCGACGCTGAAAAAGGCGGATTCGTTTTCGGTGTCAAAGCTTTGTCGCCTCGTCGCTTTGCTTTGGAATTCTCCAGAGATATTTCGCTGGAAGGTTATTACAACGGCGCTCGCGTATTCTATAATCATGATAAAGATCTCAAAAAAGACGTCTCATTGAGTGTCGAGGACAAGCAACGTAAAAAACGTTTGCCTGTCACGGTTCGCGCTGAAGCGTCCCTGGGTAAACCGTTGACGGTGCAATACTCTGACGGCAAATACACCGTTGTTGCAGCCTCAGAAAATATCTGTGAGCCGGCAAAAAACAAAGGTCTGAACTCTTTGGATTTGCGTGAAGAGCTTTTCGCACTGACCGGCAGTCCTTTCCGTGGCGAAGGTTTCGAGTCTGAACTTGATTCCACAACTCCCCTGTTCCTGCCCAACAAACAAGTCAAAGAACTGCGCCAGAAATTGGTCAAGGAATTGACGGACCTGCGCATTCAAAATGGCGCAGCTCCAAAGATGGCAGCGCAAGACCAAGTCATGAATTGGATTTCCGGCAAAAAGATCACAGACCGCAAGGCTCAGGGTCTTAAGTTCAATCTTTTACTTCGCGATAAAGGCCAGGCTGACGATGTCGCTGAAGCCATTAAAAATGGCGAACTAAAAACAACTGATATCAATTTGGCTATTTTGGACTTTGAATTCGGTTTGGATTTTGCGCCAAGCTTGAATACTTTAAAAGAATCAGGTCTTAAAGTCGGCGTCGCGACGACGCGTATTTTGAAGCCGAATGAGCACCGCAATGTGAAGCACCTATTGAGCATGAACCCGGACGCCATTTTGGCAAGAAATTTGGGCGCCGTTCAATACCTTCAAGCCAATAACTACCAGGGCGAAATCCTGGGCGACTTTAGCTTGAACGTGGCGAACCACCTAACAGCGCAGTATTTGCTCGACAAGGGCCTTTCCAGCGTTTGTTTGGGTTACGACCTGAACAACGTACAGGTCAGCGAACTGATCCAGGCTGGTCAAGCGGAGCGCTTTGAAGTCACCGCTTACCAATACATGCCAAGCTTCCATATGGAGCACTGTGTATTCGCGGCATTCTTGTCTAAAGGTTCAAGCTTCAAAGATTGCGGCAAGCCTTGTGAAAAGCATGACGTAAAATTGAAGGACCAATTCGGCAACTGGCATCAAATCAAGCCCGATCAGGAATGTCGTAATACGATGTACAACGGAACTTCACAGTCTGCAGCTCGCTATGTGAAAGAATGGGAAAGCCATGGCCTGGGTTTCATCCGTTACGAAGCACTGAAAGAGCGTGGCGCTGAACTGATCAAGAAGATCCAGGCGCACGTGGACTTTATCAGTGGCAAAAAAGAATTGGATGCTTTGATTAAAGATCTGGGTAACGTTGAAAGCTATGGTTTGTCTGAGAGCCATTTCCAAAGAGAAAAAGAATACCAAAGCAGAAAGAAGTAG
- a CDS encoding chorismate mutase, translated as MKTIDSLRQEIDQVHKEMHALLARRRDLTMAIWEIKKEQNLPFFNAERENIIMADFVNLDGKQGQDPEFDTLLKGVMSSVLREYEKYLKSKHT; from the coding sequence ATGAAAACCATCGACAGTCTTCGTCAGGAAATTGACCAGGTTCATAAAGAAATGCATGCATTGCTGGCGCGTCGTCGTGATTTGACGATGGCGATTTGGGAAATCAAAAAAGAGCAGAACCTGCCGTTCTTCAATGCCGAACGTGAAAATATAATTATGGCGGACTTTGTAAACCTGGATGGGAAGCAAGGTCAGGACCCTGAGTTCGATACTCTTTTAAAGGGCGTGATGAGTTCGGTTTTGCGTGAATACGAAAAGTACCTGAAATCCAAGCATACATAG